The Acidobacteriota bacterium genome includes a region encoding these proteins:
- a CDS encoding Gfo/Idh/MocA family oxidoreductase, producing the protein MNPPGYYQTVPSGTDANNPLPLNAEISYFGDSLIREISKADKEKYTMAAKWRVAILGLGHWYSAYNLARALPEYPKAELVAVAWHNRAQREEFANTFRIEAHEDYESVLQRKDIDIVLIAAPVSEIPELTIRAAQTGKHILLGKPMAMTVEQADQMVEAVESAKVLCMPFQSHRRLIAKEWKARIERGEIGEIVLLHQTCRWSIAEDWFHSGQPGWFVDPKHVPGGALIDEGIYWIDFFRWMTGSEIIRVEAKTANLVHKDIEVEDWGMATFTFANGVIATLEGAWTINSPQITKPSPKHNAVLRTEIIGTRGEMIHTWFREPGLAVLAAGAKEWVYERQSQEILAPAIPQPLGHLIDCLESGSPTVSNIREARNSFVVAIAAYESAQTGRPVELSWT; encoded by the coding sequence ATGAATCCGCCGGGCTATTATCAAACCGTCCCGTCCGGGACGGATGCCAATAACCCACTCCCGCTGAACGCCGAAATCAGCTATTTTGGCGATTCACTGATCCGCGAAATTTCAAAAGCTGACAAGGAGAAGTACACGATGGCTGCAAAATGGCGCGTTGCCATTCTGGGGTTGGGGCATTGGTACTCGGCGTACAACCTGGCGCGGGCGCTGCCGGAATATCCAAAGGCGGAACTGGTTGCGGTGGCTTGGCACAATCGAGCGCAGCGGGAAGAATTCGCCAACACCTTTCGCATCGAAGCGCACGAAGATTACGAAAGCGTTCTACAACGCAAAGACATAGACATCGTGTTGATTGCGGCTCCGGTGAGCGAGATTCCGGAGTTGACGATTCGGGCGGCGCAAACAGGCAAGCACATTCTGCTGGGCAAGCCGATGGCGATGACGGTGGAGCAGGCTGACCAAATGGTCGAAGCGGTGGAGTCGGCAAAAGTTCTATGCATGCCGTTTCAGAGCCACAGGCGGTTGATTGCCAAAGAATGGAAAGCGCGGATTGAACGCGGCGAGATTGGCGAAATTGTGTTGCTGCATCAAACCTGCCGCTGGTCTATTGCCGAAGACTGGTTCCATTCCGGCCAGCCAGGATGGTTCGTTGATCCAAAACACGTGCCGGGCGGCGCGCTGATTGACGAAGGCATTTACTGGATAGATTTTTTCCGCTGGATGACCGGCAGCGAAATTATCCGCGTCGAAGCCAAAACGGCCAATCTGGTTCACAAAGACATCGAAGTCGAAGATTGGGGAATGGCGACGTTCACCTTTGCCAACGGCGTGATCGCTACGCTCGAAGGAGCCTGGACGATCAACTCGCCGCAAATTACCAAACCTTCGCCGAAGCACAACGCCGTGCTGCGTACGGAAATTATCGGCACGCGAGGCGAAATGATTCATACATGGTTTCGCGAGCCGGGATTGGCGGTGCTGGCTGCGGGCGCGAAGGAGTGGGTTTACGAACGGCAATCGCAGGAAATTCTGGCGCCTGCCATACCGCAACCGCTCGGCCATTTGATTGATTGCCTGGAAAGCGGTTCGCCGACGGTGTCCAACATTCGCGAAGCTCGCAATTCTTTCGTTGTCGCAATAGCCGCGTATGAATCCGCGCAAACAGGACGACCCGTTGAATTATCCTGGACGTAA
- a CDS encoding phytanoyl-CoA dioxygenase family protein, with protein MNSIFTPQDLSVYHQPISDLISMPESVEGWQQYSLSDEQVRFFHENGYVAGVRILSDEQVEVLREQLAQLMNPASSGYELFYEYHSNESLDPAKVLFHALGAWRIQPGFHDILWHPAFVVPASQLFGGAVRFWHDQLFCKPARHGGVVAWHQDYSYWTRTTPLRHLTCWIGLDDSTRENGCVNYVPGSHLWPDFPITGLTGDMDSVRDVLPGELKAKFQPVAIELKKGECSFHHARTMHGSYANTTDQPRRATVINVFQDGVMSNSDEAPLEGVPPIPKGQKMDGQFFPLLFDPGK; from the coding sequence ATGAACAGCATTTTTACCCCCCAAGATTTATCGGTTTATCACCAGCCAATCAGCGATCTGATTTCGATGCCCGAATCCGTTGAGGGCTGGCAACAATACAGTCTCAGTGATGAGCAGGTACGGTTCTTCCACGAAAACGGTTATGTGGCCGGCGTTCGGATTTTGAGTGATGAACAAGTTGAAGTGTTACGCGAACAGTTGGCCCAGTTGATGAATCCGGCCAGTTCGGGGTACGAGTTGTTTTACGAATATCATTCCAACGAATCGCTCGATCCGGCGAAGGTACTCTTTCACGCGTTGGGGGCTTGGCGCATCCAGCCGGGGTTTCACGACATTTTGTGGCATCCGGCGTTTGTGGTTCCGGCTTCGCAACTGTTTGGTGGAGCGGTGCGATTCTGGCACGACCAGTTGTTTTGCAAACCAGCGCGGCATGGCGGCGTGGTCGCCTGGCATCAGGATTACTCGTATTGGACTCGAACGACACCGCTACGGCATCTGACCTGCTGGATTGGCTTGGATGATTCGACGCGCGAAAACGGCTGCGTCAATTATGTTCCAGGCAGCCATCTGTGGCCGGATTTCCCGATCACAGGGCTGACGGGCGATATGGATTCGGTGCGCGATGTGTTGCCCGGAGAACTGAAGGCCAAGTTTCAGCCCGTCGCCATCGAGTTGAAAAAAGGCGAATGTTCGTTTCATCACGCGCGAACGATGCACGGTTCTTACGCCAATACAACGGATCAGCCGCGCCGAGCGACGGTGATCAATGTATTCCAAGATGGCGTGATGTCGAATTCCGACGAAGCGCCTCTTGAAGGCGTGCCGCCAATTCCCAAAGGCCAAAAGATGGACGGACAGTTCTTTCCATTGTTGTTCGATCCAGGCAAGTGA
- a CDS encoding DUF1579 family protein, translated as MRKKLILLVLLLTPIAASAQSAGISSAAEMKKLDFLLGDWKGEGWIEMGPGGRSTFKQTETVQGKLSGTVVLIEGVGKGKLASTGQEGIVHNALAVISYDSRAKKYLFRAYRADGNFVDAEMTVDANTLVWGFREPQRNVEIRYTIKLNDAGQWFEVGEFSMDGKTWRKFFEMTLERVK; from the coding sequence ATGCGCAAAAAGCTCATCTTGCTTGTGTTGTTGTTGACGCCGATTGCCGCATCGGCTCAATCCGCCGGAATCTCTTCAGCGGCAGAAATGAAGAAGCTGGATTTTCTGCTTGGCGATTGGAAAGGGGAGGGTTGGATCGAAATGGGTCCTGGCGGGCGCAGCACCTTCAAACAAACCGAAACCGTCCAGGGCAAATTGAGCGGCACAGTGGTGTTGATCGAAGGCGTCGGCAAAGGAAAACTCGCCAGCACGGGCCAGGAAGGCATCGTTCACAACGCGCTGGCCGTGATTTCCTACGATTCGCGGGCAAAGAAATATCTGTTCCGAGCCTATCGCGCCGACGGCAATTTTGTTGACGCGGAAATGACGGTTGATGCCAACACGCTTGTCTGGGGATTTCGCGAACCGCAACGCAATGTCGAAATCAGATACACCATTAAACTCAACGACGCTGGACAGTGGTTTGAAGTCGGTGAGTTTTCGATGGACGGCAAAACCTGGCGGAAGTTTTTTGAAATGACGCTTGAACGCGTGAAGTAG
- a CDS encoding histidine kinase, whose translation MNPHWQRFLEEMRRYARYLFLAPLVALLPFLLNLAYWRERGIWRGLISTLVAGIFIGLVIACLFFSFYAALTWIKVKTGKFYQAPMFTQILLGSFGALTGIWIVSAVENWWSGEAKPAAPLLSLLVFSGMIATAFSLYFAYQRAKEESLASRAEVAEARYHVLENQMRPHFLFNALNSLAELIESGREDAAETTYKLSNLYRRILANSGLKTASLESEVEIVRDYLELEQLRFGSRLRFEFRLPEQCEGIFLPSLMLQTLVENAIKHGVAPAVEGGEVLIDLRPEGDGYVLNVQNSGSPLKPELSDGTGLANTRARLDLLYGDRHGFQLQTKGNRTVASFHFNGENLG comes from the coding sequence ATGAACCCACACTGGCAAAGATTCCTGGAAGAAATGCGCCGCTATGCGCGCTATTTGTTTTTAGCGCCGCTGGTCGCGTTGCTCCCGTTTCTGTTGAACCTCGCGTATTGGCGCGAGCGTGGAATCTGGCGCGGGCTGATTTCGACGCTGGTCGCCGGAATTTTTATCGGGCTGGTCATCGCATGCCTGTTTTTTTCCTTTTACGCCGCGTTGACCTGGATCAAAGTCAAAACGGGCAAGTTTTATCAAGCGCCGATGTTCACGCAAATTTTGCTGGGCAGTTTTGGCGCGTTGACGGGAATCTGGATCGTATCCGCAGTTGAAAACTGGTGGAGCGGGGAAGCCAAGCCTGCCGCGCCGCTTTTATCTCTGCTTGTGTTCAGCGGAATGATCGCTACGGCGTTTTCGCTGTATTTCGCTTACCAGCGGGCGAAGGAAGAATCGCTGGCTTCGCGCGCCGAAGTCGCCGAAGCGCGGTATCACGTTCTGGAAAACCAAATGCGTCCGCATTTTCTGTTCAATGCGCTGAACAGTTTGGCTGAGTTGATTGAATCCGGACGCGAAGACGCCGCGGAAACAACTTACAAGCTGTCGAATCTGTATCGCCGAATTTTGGCAAATTCGGGGTTGAAAACGGCTTCACTGGAATCGGAAGTGGAAATCGTCCGGGATTACCTGGAGCTTGAGCAGTTGCGGTTCGGATCGCGGCTACGGTTTGAGTTTCGTTTGCCGGAACAATGCGAGGGGATTTTTTTACCGAGTTTGATGCTGCAAACGCTGGTTGAAAATGCGATCAAGCACGGAGTTGCTCCTGCGGTTGAGGGCGGAGAAGTTCTGATTGACCTCCGACCCGAAGGCGACGGGTATGTGTTGAACGTCCAAAATTCAGGCTCGCCTCTCAAACCGGAATTGAGCGATGGAACCGGCCTGGCCAACACGCGAGCGCGGTTGGATTTGCTTTACGGCGACCGCCACGGATTCCAGCTCCAGACTAAAGGGAACCGAACGGTCGCCAGTTTTCATTTCAACGGAGAAAACCTTGGCTGA